The sequence below is a genomic window from Mycobacterium spongiae.
GCGATCACGGATCCCGACGTGGCCGTCCATCGCGGCGCCTCCACGTTCCTGGTACCGGCAGGGACCGATGGCCTGACCATCGAAGCCAACTACCACGTGGTCGGTGCGGCACCACACGAACCGGGACATTCCTTGGTGCGCTATGACGGGGTGCGGGTTCCCTCGGACGCGCTGCTGGGCGAACCCGGTCAGGGCTTTCTGATCTTGCAGGCGCGGCTTGCCGGTGGGCGGCTGCATCATGCAATGCGGTCCATCGGGCTGGCGCAGCGTGCGGTCGAAATGATGTCTCGGCGCGCGAAAAGCCGATTCACACAGGGCAGCTCGCTGGCCGACAAACAGTTGGTTCAGCAGTTCATCGCGGACTCCTACACCGAGCTGATGCCGTTCCGGTTGGCGGTGCTGCATGCCGCTTGGCTGATCGACACGGCCGGCGAACACGCGGCTCGCCCAGAGATCGGCGCCTGCAAGATCCTGGCGTCGCAGGTGCTCAAGTCGATTGGCCTGCGCGCCATCCAGGTACACGGCGCCTTGGGTACCACCGATCAGCTGCCATTGGTGAATGTCTTGTTGGGCGGAGTGGCACTGGGCTTGGCCGACGGTCCCACCGAAGCCCACAAAGTCAACCTGGCCAAGCTGCTGCTGAAGAACTACGAGGCCGAAGATCCGGAATGGCCCAGCGAGTTATTGGACCTCCGCCGCGAAGCCGCCCGCGCCAAGTACGGCGACGCGATCGACCACGGTGCCGCGCACTGATCCTCGACCAGACTGCC
It includes:
- a CDS encoding acyl-CoA dehydrogenase family protein; amino-acid sequence: MPWDFSTEPEFEKKLDWIREFVREEVEPLEVLFAGCEFLPLNDERRRIVDPLKQQVRDNGLWAPHLGPELGGQGFGAVKLTLINEILGRSPWAPIIFGTQAPDTGNAEVLARFGTQDQKDRYLAGLLSGEIFSCFSMTEPQGGADPRVFTTRAVRDGDDWLITGRKFFSSNAAVASFFIVVAITDPDVAVHRGASTFLVPAGTDGLTIEANYHVVGAAPHEPGHSLVRYDGVRVPSDALLGEPGQGFLILQARLAGGRLHHAMRSIGLAQRAVEMMSRRAKSRFTQGSSLADKQLVQQFIADSYTELMPFRLAVLHAAWLIDTAGEHAARPEIGACKILASQVLKSIGLRAIQVHGALGTTDQLPLVNVLLGGVALGLADGPTEAHKVNLAKLLLKNYEAEDPEWPSELLDLRREAARAKYGDAIDHGAAH